The DNA window TGTGGCTGGCGCCCGTGCAGGTGAAGGTGCTGCCCATCTCGGACGCGCAGGCCGACAGCGCGCGCGAGTACGGCGCGCGGCTGCGCGAGCTGGGCCTGCGCGTGCAGGTGGACGACCGCACCGAGACGCTGAACTACCGCGTGCGCGAGGCGGAGATGCAGAAGGTGCCGTACATGGCCGTGATCGGCGGGCGCGAGGTGGAGCAGGGGACCGCGGCCGTCCGCGTGCGCGGCGGCGGCAAGAAGCAGGAGGTGCTGGACCGCGAGGACCTGGCCCAGCGCATCCTGGAGCAGGCCCGCTCGCGGACGCTCAAGGTCGGGTTCGAGGACGCGCCGGACGCGGAGACCGCCGCGGCGGAGTGACCGCGGGGAACGCCCGCCGCGCGGCCGGTTGACAGGATACGGCGCGGCGGGTAGATTTGCCGGACAATATGGAAAAGTGGGGGCGGGCACGCCCCTCACCCATCGGCTCGCCGCGCTTTCCGCGCGGCAGGATGCTGCCGGGTCCGAGCAAGGCGCGCCGCCCCCACCATACCGGGGCGGAGCTCGCGCGTTGACGGGCCTGATCTTCGGAATCAGGCCCGTTTTCCATTGTACCCCGTTGCCGGGAGAAGCCGCCATCAACGAGAAGACGCGTGTAAATCGGCAGATTCGCATCAGCCCCGTGCGGGTGATCAGCCCGGACGGCGAGCAGCTGGGAATCATACCCATCGAGCAGGCGCTGAGCGTCGCGGAGGAGCAGGGGCTGGACCTCGTGGAGGTCGCGCCGCTCGCCCGTCCGCCCGTCTGCCGCATCATGGACTATGGCAAGTTCAAGTACGAGGAGCAGCGGAAGGCGCGCGAGGCGCGCAAGAAGCAGCACCACGTGCAGCTTAAGGAAGTCAAGATGCGCCCGGGGATCGAGGACCACGATTTCGACTTCAAGACCCGGCACGCGCGGAAGTTCCTCGAAGAGGGCAACAAGGTCAAGCTGACCATGATGTTTCGCGGCCGCCAGATGGCACACCCCGAGATCGGGCGCAAGGTCATGGACCGCGTCTCGGAGCTCCTGAACGA is part of the Longimicrobiaceae bacterium genome and encodes:
- the infC gene encoding translation initiation factor IF-3; the protein is MTGLIFGIRPVFHCTPLPGEAAINEKTRVNRQIRISPVRVISPDGEQLGIIPIEQALSVAEEQGLDLVEVAPLARPPVCRIMDYGKFKYEEQRKAREARKKQHHVQLKEVKMRPGIEDHDFDFKTRHARKFLEEGNKVKLTMMFRGRQMAHPEIGRKVMDRVSELLNDVAKVESSPQMEARSMTMVLAPTAKVAQ